The Chitinophagales bacterium genome contains a region encoding:
- a CDS encoding short-chain fatty acid transporter, with protein MNFFKAYNNFFKKYFPSPLTIGLLLTIISFILAWIFTAKNANTNFYGTELMNYWFSGMFKSSLLAFTIHMMLILVLGHIIALSKPAEKVIDWVLKFCTNTASSVFLVSLLTILVSLFNWGFGLIFGAIFARKIGDKFKKEHKAINYPLVVAVAYIGMMVWHGGLSGSAPLTVAGATHTYVNEIGVISLQKTLFSSMNIVATLIVVFIIPLVLYFFAKQTKNMVIPNLKKIHEHKILIENENALADKFELKPYLSILVGAVMLLYFVYLSYSKVKEGGSVLSILNLETTNLLLLSLAILLHGNIKNFLFALEEAIGDVSGILIQFPLYFGIMGIINGSGLAVLIANAFTEISNNFTLPLFTFLSAGLLNIFIPSGGGQWQVQAPIIIASAKNTGVSIEKLIMAMSYGDQLTNMLQPFWALPLLGITQLKAKDILPYTLLLFVLGLIIFTTILIIF; from the coding sequence ATGAATTTCTTTAAAGCTTATAATAATTTCTTTAAAAAGTATTTCCCTTCTCCATTAACAATAGGACTGTTGCTTACCATTATCAGTTTTATTTTAGCGTGGATTTTTACGGCTAAAAATGCAAACACCAATTTTTATGGTACAGAACTCATGAATTATTGGTTTAGTGGCATGTTTAAAAGTAGTTTATTGGCATTTACTATCCACATGATGCTTATTTTGGTTTTAGGGCATATTATAGCACTTTCAAAACCGGCAGAAAAAGTAATAGATTGGGTGCTTAAATTTTGTACAAATACAGCTTCCTCTGTTTTTTTAGTGAGTTTGTTAACTATTTTAGTTTCTTTGTTTAATTGGGGATTTGGGCTAATTTTTGGGGCAATATTTGCCAGAAAAATAGGCGATAAATTTAAAAAAGAACATAAAGCCATAAATTATCCACTGGTAGTGGCTGTGGCATACATCGGCATGATGGTTTGGCATGGTGGATTGTCGGGTTCTGCTCCTTTAACTGTAGCCGGGGCAACTCATACTTATGTTAATGAAATTGGCGTTATTTCATTGCAAAAAACTTTATTTAGCTCTATGAATATAGTGGCAACATTAATTGTTGTTTTTATAATTCCACTTGTCTTATACTTTTTTGCCAAACAAACTAAAAATATGGTAATTCCAAACTTAAAAAAGATACATGAACATAAAATTTTAATAGAAAATGAAAACGCTTTAGCTGATAAATTTGAGTTAAAACCTTATTTAAGTATTTTGGTGGGAGCGGTTATGCTTTTATATTTTGTTTATTTGAGCTACAGCAAAGTTAAAGAGGGTGGTAGCGTGCTGAGCATTTTAAATTTAGAAACCACAAATTTGTTGCTTTTATCTTTGGCAATTCTGCTACATGGCAATATTAAAAACTTTTTGTTTGCTTTAGAAGAAGCAATAGGGGATGTAAGTGGAATTTTAATACAATTTCCCTTGTATTTTGGTATAATGGGAATTATAAACGGTAGCGGATTAGCGGTACTAATAGCCAATGCTTTTACGGAAATTTCTAATAATTTTACTTTACCATTGTTTACATTTTTAAGTGCAGGATTGTTAAATATTTTTATTCCCAGTGGAGGAGGGCAGTGGCAGGTGCAAGCTCCTATTATTATAGCTTCGGCAAAAAATACGGGTGTTTCTATAGAAAAATTAATTATGGCTATGAGTTATGGCGACCAGCTTACCAATATGCTGCAACCTTTTTGGGCATTGCCATTGCTGGGTATTACACAGCTAAAAGCTAAAGATATATTGCCTTATACTTTATTGTTATTTGTTTTAGGTTTAATTATTTTCACAACTATTTTAATAATTTTTTGA
- a CDS encoding MerC domain-containing protein — MSRSHKHHHPHDHSGLKLSVFLSALCLVHCLTFPFLIALLPMVNIAFHPPEWIEFTLLGATAALGLYSMRHGISMHYHKFAPLIIFLIGIIGAFSIHIIWHTHELNWYKVALEVFFALLIAMSQVINYRWANTYACTVHSH, encoded by the coding sequence ATGTCAAGAAGCCATAAACATCATCACCCACACGACCACAGCGGATTAAAATTAAGTGTATTTTTATCTGCATTGTGTTTGGTACATTGCTTAACGTTCCCTTTTTTAATAGCACTTTTACCTATGGTAAATATAGCTTTTCATCCACCTGAATGGATAGAGTTTACTTTGCTGGGAGCTACGGCAGCTTTAGGTTTGTATTCTATGAGGCACGGCATTTCTATGCACTATCATAAATTTGCTCCTTTAATTATTTTTTTAATTGGAATAATAGGAGCTTTTTCTATTCATATAATATGGCATACTCATGAATTAAATTGGTATAAAGTAGCTTTAGAGGTATTTTTTGCTCTTTTAATAGCTATGTCGCAGGTTATTAATTACAGATGGGCAAATACTTATGCGTGCACAGTGCACAGCCATTAG
- a CDS encoding oligosaccharide flippase family protein, whose translation MSKLKQLANQTLIYGISTILVRSLNWLIAPFQSYVFDNSPAGVGIITEIYAYVAFFNVLLMYGMETAFFRFASHKSDANKVFSTAFISLLGTTFIFALGIFLSADKIAALLSYPNYGFIIKLVALILAFDTLSNIPFARLRLESKPLKYVAIKLLNVVLTVTLNIALLYPMYKNAQNGGVFDEKQALFYVFLANMIASLATFLVFIPQIIKTKLQFDKQTWQQMLKYGLPLVIVGLAGIVNETIDRILLKYLLPGTLEERNVQVGIYGMAYKLSIFMSLVVQAYRMGAEPFFFKQAKDDDALPVLAKAMDFFVIAGVAVFLAVSLNLDWIIMALGPSFRAGKDLVPILLMAYLFLGIFYNLSVWYKVGDKTHYATIISITGAVVTILINVLLIPKYGYWASAWATFFSYFVMTVFSWLWGKKYYPVPYNITKNLVYISIGIFIYLVFYFAPINNLFIKLILANATLVLFIAFAFGRDIKKLLSKK comes from the coding sequence TTGAGCAAATTAAAGCAATTAGCTAACCAAACTTTAATATATGGAATTAGTACCATACTGGTTCGTTCTTTAAACTGGCTGATAGCTCCTTTTCAAAGCTATGTTTTTGACAATAGCCCGGCAGGCGTTGGTATAATTACCGAAATTTATGCTTATGTAGCTTTTTTTAATGTGCTACTAATGTACGGCATGGAAACTGCTTTTTTCCGTTTTGCTTCTCATAAAAGTGATGCTAACAAAGTTTTTAGCACTGCTTTTATTAGTTTGCTGGGTACTACTTTTATTTTTGCTTTAGGTATTTTTTTAAGTGCCGACAAAATAGCCGCACTATTATCTTACCCTAACTATGGCTTTATTATTAAGTTGGTTGCTCTTATTTTAGCTTTTGATACGCTTAGCAATATTCCTTTTGCTCGCTTAAGGTTAGAAAGCAAGCCTTTAAAATACGTAGCCATAAAACTGCTTAATGTAGTATTAACGGTTACACTTAACATTGCACTTTTATATCCAATGTATAAAAATGCCCAAAACGGTGGCGTTTTTGATGAAAAACAAGCACTTTTTTATGTTTTTCTCGCTAATATGATTGCCAGTTTAGCTACATTTTTAGTTTTTATACCTCAAATTATTAAAACAAAACTACAATTTGATAAACAAACGTGGCAACAAATGCTCAAATACGGCTTACCGCTTGTTATTGTAGGTTTAGCAGGCATTGTTAACGAAACCATTGACCGTATTTTACTAAAATATCTATTGCCTGGCACACTTGAAGAAAGAAACGTGCAAGTAGGTATTTATGGCATGGCGTACAAGCTAAGCATTTTTATGAGTTTAGTGGTGCAAGCCTACCGCATGGGAGCAGAACCTTTCTTTTTTAAGCAAGCTAAAGATGATGATGCCCTCCCCGTTTTAGCTAAAGCTATGGACTTTTTTGTTATAGCCGGAGTAGCAGTTTTTTTGGCTGTTTCTTTAAATTTAGATTGGATAATAATGGCATTAGGACCAAGTTTTAGGGCAGGGAAAGATTTAGTACCTATTCTATTAATGGCTTATTTGTTTTTGGGTATTTTTTACAATCTAAGTGTGTGGTATAAAGTAGGCGATAAAACACATTATGCCACTATTATTTCTATTACAGGAGCCGTAGTTACTATACTTATAAATGTATTGTTAATACCCAAATATGGCTATTGGGCAAGTGCGTGGGCTACATTTTTCTCTTATTTTGTTATGACAGTTTTCTCTTGGCTGTGGGGCAAAAAATACTATCCTGTGCCGTACAATATAACAAAAAACTTAGTTTATATAAGTATAGGAATATTTATATACTTAGTGTTTTATTTTGCACCTATAAACAACCTGTTTATTAAATTAATTTTGGCAAATGCTACTTTAGTACTTTTTATAGCCTTTGCTTTTGGGCGAGATATAAAAAAGTTGTTAAGCAAAAAATAA
- a CDS encoding VWA domain-containing protein, whose product MKKYLIYIFFIGLIFNNSLKAQKLKKIGIEFKTQTYNFGDIQMWENQPAIFELVNKSNVSLSILPIFSENDLEVIYPDKNIAPNEKVIIKAIYYTSGTGSFTRKFPIYFDRSPEAYYLTIKGNIKSLSPTAYIQCPMAKPEHSKTKGDLVGLVVNVDTDMPIENAEVILQQVGSKTNAELLSDRTGNFYSKLPFGNYQVIVKKNGFETHNSFFYLGQNTGNLKIKLIPVSKTPLLSENIDKKEDRLNSSTEKYEPNKVENVSTPKTDFKKEELPKYNEESLSTKNDNVNAPIKNNDIDKIEDVNTPNENFVKQDLPKYNEDNLPKKDEPIASNTTNNTPEKVYTYTIHNTFEKPIEETPKQEQKETIPQKEEKIYKPYESAYYDKPKEEKEPKEVKDYGDFGYSTPEKKEIEKPDIQYENSTKYRFRFVNEDTYQPIPNVELQIKSDEIPTVNDKGSELGSFEIKLPINEYELTADAHNFLPTTITINPNDDTKVVRVYLKPTKEPEPELVALNTTEKVVPEVIEKEEQKEVAPINEPTPTKVEENKIEDTKPQENDRKASLDSLQIVMAQIEAEKAKMELELAKANLEISKKENELLAKELELSKKDAEINNTNSQLEQTKQNYETQIELLKENTPENTTPKETSIELSRTEYAANNVLFLIDISSSMAKENKMELLKESIKNLTSVLRDIDNVSLIAYNQKTNVILEGVSGADKGSIINAIDSLQNYGLTYGVRGLQTAYDLLNYHYIGNGNNQIILATDGLFSKVNALMTENELNKEVKKHVKEMGIKLSVIGFGQDEEGDKLMQKLAESGSGQYIKIKNPWEARTVLIDEIKLNSKKL is encoded by the coding sequence TTGAAAAAGTACTTAATTTATATATTTTTTATTGGTTTAATTTTCAATAACAGTTTAAAAGCTCAAAAATTAAAGAAAATAGGTATTGAGTTTAAAACGCAAACATACAACTTTGGCGATATTCAAATGTGGGAAAATCAGCCTGCTATTTTTGAATTAGTTAACAAATCAAATGTAAGTTTAAGTATATTACCCATTTTTTCGGAAAATGATTTAGAAGTAATTTATCCCGATAAAAACATAGCTCCCAATGAAAAAGTAATTATAAAAGCCATTTATTACACTTCCGGCACAGGGAGTTTCACAAGAAAATTTCCTATTTATTTTGATAGAAGCCCCGAAGCTTATTACTTAACCATAAAAGGAAATATAAAAAGCCTATCTCCTACGGCATATATACAATGCCCTATGGCAAAACCCGAACACAGCAAAACTAAAGGCGATTTAGTAGGCTTGGTAGTAAATGTAGATACTGATATGCCCATTGAAAATGCCGAAGTTATACTTCAACAAGTAGGCTCAAAAACAAATGCTGAACTTTTAAGCGATAGAACCGGAAATTTTTATAGTAAATTGCCCTTTGGAAATTATCAAGTAATAGTTAAGAAAAATGGTTTTGAAACTCATAATAGCTTTTTTTACTTAGGGCAAAACACAGGAAACCTAAAAATTAAGCTTATTCCTGTTTCTAAAACTCCCTTACTTTCTGAAAATATAGATAAAAAAGAAGATAGACTCAATTCTTCTACTGAAAAATATGAACCTAATAAAGTAGAAAACGTTTCTACGCCAAAAACAGATTTTAAAAAGGAAGAACTTCCTAAATACAATGAAGAATCTTTAAGCACTAAAAACGATAATGTAAATGCTCCAATTAAAAACAATGATATAGATAAAATAGAAGACGTAAACACGCCTAACGAAAATTTTGTAAAACAAGATTTACCAAAATACAATGAAGATAATCTGCCTAAAAAAGACGAACCAATAGCGAGTAACACTACAAACAACACTCCTGAAAAAGTATATACCTACACTATACACAACACTTTTGAAAAACCTATTGAAGAAACACCAAAACAAGAACAGAAAGAAACAATACCCCAAAAAGAGGAAAAAATATATAAACCTTATGAATCTGCATATTATGACAAGCCAAAAGAAGAAAAAGAACCAAAAGAAGTAAAAGATTATGGCGATTTTGGATATTCTACTCCAGAGAAAAAAGAGATAGAAAAACCAGATATACAATATGAAAACAGCACAAAATACCGCTTTAGATTTGTAAATGAAGATACCTACCAGCCTATACCAAATGTAGAATTGCAAATAAAATCTGATGAAATACCCACAGTTAATGATAAAGGAAGTGAATTAGGCTCTTTTGAAATAAAACTACCTATTAATGAGTATGAACTTACCGCAGATGCTCATAATTTTTTGCCGACTACTATAACTATAAACCCTAATGACGATACTAAAGTAGTAAGAGTTTATTTAAAACCTACCAAAGAGCCTGAGCCGGAATTAGTGGCATTAAACACTACAGAAAAAGTAGTTCCAGAAGTAATAGAAAAAGAAGAGCAAAAAGAAGTTGCTCCAATAAACGAACCCACTCCCACTAAAGTAGAAGAAAATAAAATAGAAGATACAAAACCACAAGAAAATGATAGAAAAGCATCATTAGATTCTTTACAAATTGTAATGGCTCAAATAGAAGCCGAAAAAGCAAAAATGGAATTAGAATTAGCTAAAGCCAACTTAGAAATCAGCAAAAAAGAAAATGAACTTTTGGCTAAAGAATTAGAGCTTTCTAAAAAAGATGCGGAGATAAACAATACTAATTCGCAGTTGGAGCAAACTAAGCAAAACTACGAAACTCAAATAGAACTGCTTAAAGAAAACACTCCTGAAAATACAACTCCTAAAGAAACAAGCATTGAACTATCAAGAACAGAATATGCAGCAAACAATGTACTTTTCTTAATAGATATTTCATCTTCAATGGCTAAAGAAAACAAAATGGAACTATTGAAAGAATCTATAAAAAACCTAACCAGTGTGCTTAGAGATATAGATAATGTTTCTTTAATAGCCTACAACCAAAAAACGAACGTTATACTTGAAGGTGTTTCCGGAGCCGACAAAGGTAGCATTATAAATGCCATAGACAGCCTACAAAATTATGGTTTAACTTATGGTGTTAGAGGTTTACAAACGGCTTACGATTTATTAAACTACCATTACATTGGCAATGGCAATAATCAGATAATATTAGCCACAGACGGATTGTTTAGTAAAGTAAATGCTTTAATGACAGAAAACGAACTAAATAAAGAAGTAAAAAAACACGTAAAAGAAATGGGCATTAAATTATCGGTTATAGGTTTTGGGCAAGATGAAGAAGGCGATAAATTAATGCAGAAATTGGCAGAAAGTGGCTCGGGGCAGTACATAAAAATTAAAAACCCGTGGGAAGCAAGAACTGTTTTAATAGATGAAATAAAATTAAACAGTAAAAAACTTTAG